The following proteins are encoded in a genomic region of Sorangiineae bacterium MSr12523:
- a CDS encoding carboxypeptidase regulatory-like domain-containing protein produces MTHRSLRRTPFFLLFPLLAASTGSCTSHQPEDERLVALRVVPADARSQDRPASGSGAQNEAQRLRDMGFDVVEGSEHGPSLDIIATRGEMDRLHELGYQAEVTGVGAPLASTGTDAVPYPTLTQMLDTLHSIETQYPDIAKVVDLTEKYGAPVTANGRHLFALKISDNVAQDEDEPTYLLVSNHHARELGPPVVAMLAAEKLTKQYATDERIKRAVDSTEIWIAPTWNPDGLEHVHTVDNFWRKNRRPNTGGSFGVDLNRNYPFLWTSSCTGDTRPNSDVYKGPSEASEPETQTMVAWSTDRHFSKVLDFHSSGREVLVNYSCANFALTDYFQTIGTELSHQMGYDGSTRRPSSQGEHPDWQLGNLSNLAFLVEINTQFQPPYASAQAEAEQIWPGILWHLERPTPLSGHVTDASTGTPVAATVLVKEVPYTQGEKNSSGGPFGRYQAYLPAGTYTVEISAAGYQTESRTVTVTADGEATLDVALTRSE; encoded by the coding sequence ATGACGCATCGCTCGTTGCGCCGCACACCATTTTTTCTTCTATTTCCACTGCTCGCCGCGTCGACTGGGTCGTGCACTTCGCACCAGCCGGAAGACGAGCGACTCGTCGCGCTCCGCGTCGTTCCCGCGGATGCGCGCAGTCAGGATCGCCCCGCAAGCGGGTCGGGGGCGCAGAACGAAGCGCAGCGTCTTCGGGACATGGGATTCGATGTCGTCGAAGGGTCGGAGCATGGCCCCTCGTTGGACATCATCGCCACCCGCGGAGAGATGGATCGTCTGCACGAGCTCGGCTATCAGGCCGAGGTCACGGGTGTGGGCGCGCCGCTCGCGAGCACCGGCACGGACGCGGTGCCTTATCCGACGTTGACGCAAATGCTGGATACGTTGCACTCCATCGAGACGCAATATCCGGATATTGCCAAAGTGGTCGACCTCACCGAGAAATACGGCGCGCCGGTCACGGCCAATGGGCGCCATCTCTTTGCATTGAAGATTTCCGACAATGTCGCCCAGGACGAGGACGAGCCCACGTATCTTTTGGTGAGCAATCACCATGCGCGCGAGCTGGGTCCGCCGGTGGTGGCCATGTTGGCGGCCGAAAAGCTCACGAAACAATACGCAACGGACGAGCGTATCAAGCGGGCGGTCGACTCGACGGAAATCTGGATTGCGCCAACGTGGAATCCGGACGGCCTGGAGCACGTTCACACGGTCGATAATTTCTGGCGCAAGAATCGGCGCCCCAATACGGGTGGCAGCTTCGGTGTGGATTTGAATCGCAATTATCCATTCCTATGGACGAGCTCCTGCACCGGGGATACGCGGCCGAACTCCGACGTGTACAAAGGTCCGAGCGAAGCGTCCGAGCCGGAGACGCAGACGATGGTCGCATGGTCGACGGATCGGCACTTCTCCAAGGTGCTCGATTTCCATTCCAGCGGGCGCGAGGTGCTGGTCAATTATTCCTGCGCGAACTTCGCGTTGACGGATTACTTCCAGACCATCGGCACCGAGCTGTCGCACCAAATGGGTTACGACGGCAGCACGCGCCGGCCATCGTCGCAAGGCGAACACCCCGATTGGCAACTTGGCAATCTGTCCAATTTGGCATTCCTGGTGGAGATCAATACGCAATTCCAACCGCCTTACGCGTCCGCGCAGGCCGAGGCGGAGCAGATCTGGCCGGGTATTCTGTGGCATTTGGAGCGCCCCACGCCCTTGAGCGGGCACGTGACCGACGCCTCGACGGGCACACCCGTGGCCGCGACCGTCCTCGTCAAAGAGGTGCCCTATACCCAGGGTGAAAAGAACTCCAGCGGCGGGCCGTTCGGTCGCTACCAGGCGTACTTGCCAGCGGGCACGTACACCGTGGAAATCTCCGCCGCGGGCTATCAAACCGAATCGCGCACCGTCACCGTTACGGCCGACGGCGAAGCTACATTGGATGTCGCGCTGACGCGGTCAGAGTAA
- a CDS encoding ATP-dependent DNA ligase, which produces MRVRSLAAALETARTTRSRIAKEQALAGAFRELDGQQLATAARIATGRTLPVGDGRSLGVGGSLMTELIVQRTGAAPAEVWETARQTGDLGEAFGRLVQDKGGESTGAEVSLDEVAAMFDALAGTGNRAQKLGLLEGVFSRATALETTYLAKVILGSLRVGALGGVTEAAIARAFDVPIEDVRRAMALVTDPGTVAVLAKARRLGEARFELGRPVAYMLATPLEGVVQPLDPEAFVLEDKLDGVRTQVHKSGDDVAMFARGLERVTTAFPEVVNAFRAIEGDVALDGELVVMTPDGRPRPFQALQARLRRLAPTDEMLEKTPVTFVAFDILHDGRGDLLALPWLERRNAMDRFSGERGPRSAFLINPAVRLGTEAPLPEQLDRAFEQARARGHEGVVLKRIDSPYEAGRRGQAWIKVKRAFATLDVVITAAEEGHGKRAGVLSDYTFAVWKDDVLVNVGKAYSGLTDVEIDEMTQRLEAITLERHGGLRMVKPEIVLEVAFDGIQRSTRHKSGFALRFPRIVRIRDDKAPEEADRLDAVQALFAAQVETGHREETEALEPPPREPKAPRKKKPKEPPANQLSLFGDPEKRR; this is translated from the coding sequence GTGCGTGTGCGGTCGCTAGCGGCGGCCCTCGAAACAGCGAGAACGACGCGCTCTCGGATTGCAAAGGAGCAGGCGCTGGCGGGGGCCTTTCGGGAGCTCGACGGCCAGCAGCTGGCCACGGCCGCGCGCATCGCGACGGGGCGGACATTGCCCGTGGGCGATGGTCGTTCGCTCGGCGTGGGCGGTTCGCTGATGACCGAGTTGATCGTGCAGCGAACCGGCGCAGCCCCCGCGGAGGTGTGGGAAACCGCGCGGCAAACGGGCGATCTCGGGGAGGCGTTCGGGCGGCTCGTTCAGGATAAAGGCGGCGAGTCCACCGGCGCCGAAGTCTCCCTCGATGAAGTGGCCGCGATGTTCGATGCGCTGGCCGGCACGGGAAACCGCGCGCAGAAGCTCGGCCTGCTCGAGGGCGTGTTTTCGCGGGCGACGGCGCTCGAGACGACGTACCTCGCCAAGGTGATCCTGGGATCGCTGCGCGTGGGCGCACTCGGAGGCGTGACGGAGGCGGCGATCGCGCGCGCCTTCGACGTGCCCATCGAGGACGTGCGACGCGCGATGGCCCTGGTGACGGATCCGGGCACGGTGGCGGTGCTGGCGAAGGCGAGGCGCCTCGGGGAGGCGCGGTTCGAGCTGGGCCGGCCGGTGGCGTACATGCTGGCGACGCCGCTCGAGGGCGTGGTGCAGCCGCTCGATCCCGAGGCCTTCGTCCTGGAGGACAAGCTCGATGGCGTGCGCACGCAGGTGCACAAATCGGGGGACGACGTGGCGATGTTCGCGCGCGGGCTGGAGCGCGTGACGACGGCATTTCCCGAGGTGGTGAACGCCTTTCGCGCGATCGAGGGCGATGTGGCACTCGACGGCGAGCTGGTGGTGATGACCCCCGACGGGCGACCGCGCCCGTTTCAGGCGCTGCAGGCGCGTTTGCGGCGGCTGGCGCCCACCGACGAGATGCTCGAAAAGACGCCGGTGACGTTCGTGGCGTTCGACATTCTGCACGATGGCCGCGGCGATCTCCTGGCGTTGCCATGGCTCGAACGGCGCAACGCGATGGACCGCTTTTCCGGCGAGCGCGGGCCGCGGTCGGCGTTCTTGATCAACCCCGCCGTCCGCCTCGGAACGGAGGCGCCGTTGCCCGAGCAGCTCGATCGCGCTTTCGAGCAGGCCCGCGCGCGCGGGCACGAGGGCGTGGTGCTCAAGCGCATCGATTCGCCCTACGAGGCAGGGCGTCGCGGGCAGGCGTGGATCAAAGTGAAGCGCGCCTTCGCGACGTTGGACGTGGTCATCACCGCGGCCGAGGAAGGGCACGGCAAGCGCGCGGGCGTTCTCTCGGACTACACCTTCGCGGTGTGGAAGGACGACGTGCTCGTCAACGTGGGCAAAGCTTACAGCGGTCTGACCGACGTCGAGATCGATGAGATGACGCAGCGGCTCGAGGCGATCACCTTGGAGCGCCACGGCGGGCTGCGCATGGTGAAACCCGAGATCGTTCTCGAGGTGGCCTTCGACGGCATCCAGCGTTCGACGCGCCACAAGAGCGGTTTCGCCCTGCGTTTTCCGCGCATCGTCCGAATCCGCGACGACAAGGCCCCCGAAGAAGCCGATCGCCTCGACGCCGTCCAAGCCTTGTTCGCCGCCCAAGTCGAAACGGGCCACCGCGAGGAAACGGAGGCCCTCGAGCCTCCCCCGCGTGAGCCCAAGGCCCCGCGGAAGAAAAAGCCCAAAGAGCCTCCGGCGAACCAGTTATCGCTTTTTGGCGACCCGGAGAAACGGCGTTAG
- a CDS encoding formylglycine-generating enzyme family protein: MGRVLYVLFAASLGFGVVYSAACGSPSVKASDNLEGGSGTNISNQDSGSGKDEPPGFPPACSDADPAKMVPNPLVDIPEGTFTMGCNPAVDQECKPDEDPPHSVHVSSFTIDKFEVTLAQYLACVKDAKCTFPKCEWDPCKNPDHPMACIVFGQAKSYCDFVGKRLATEAEWEYAARGTDGRKYPWGNEALDCAHANFLDCGGGPTPVGSKPAGASPFGLFDMAGNAVEFTSDLYSATYYQGSPNDNPTGPTEGEAYVGRGGGFLSEGVWQRASARDFYEPWYSRVSMGFRCAK; encoded by the coding sequence ATGGGTCGCGTCTTATATGTTCTCTTCGCAGCGTCGCTCGGATTTGGAGTCGTCTACAGCGCAGCGTGCGGCAGTCCTTCGGTGAAGGCTTCCGACAACCTGGAAGGCGGGAGCGGTACCAACATTTCGAATCAGGACAGCGGAAGCGGTAAGGACGAGCCGCCGGGATTCCCGCCCGCGTGCTCGGACGCCGATCCGGCCAAGATGGTGCCGAATCCACTGGTCGACATCCCCGAGGGTACCTTCACCATGGGGTGCAATCCTGCGGTCGACCAGGAGTGCAAGCCGGATGAAGATCCGCCTCACTCCGTGCACGTGAGCTCGTTCACCATCGACAAATTCGAGGTCACGCTCGCGCAGTACCTCGCGTGCGTCAAAGATGCAAAGTGCACGTTTCCCAAATGTGAATGGGACCCGTGCAAAAACCCGGACCATCCGATGGCGTGCATCGTCTTCGGGCAGGCCAAGTCGTACTGCGATTTCGTGGGCAAGCGGCTCGCGACCGAAGCCGAGTGGGAGTATGCGGCCCGCGGTACGGACGGGCGAAAGTACCCGTGGGGCAACGAAGCCCTCGATTGCGCGCACGCCAATTTTTTGGACTGCGGCGGTGGCCCCACGCCCGTGGGAAGCAAGCCGGCGGGGGCGAGCCCGTTCGGTTTGTTCGACATGGCGGGCAACGCCGTGGAGTTCACCTCGGATTTGTACAGCGCAACCTATTACCAAGGCTCGCCGAACGACAATCCCACGGGACCGACCGAGGGTGAGGCCTACGTAGGGCGCGGCGGTGGGTTCTTGAGCGAGGGCGTGTGGCAGCGCGCTTCGGCACGCGACTTCTACGAGCCATGGTACTCGCGCGTGAGCATGGGATTCCGATGCGCGAAGTGA
- a CDS encoding lytic transglycosylase domain-containing protein, producing MIRPGRVLPVSMVLALAFFMGGDASAEIFQYKDANGVIHFSNRKAASPASGVMAAAGIRANKPAVAAFAPQDKNLQRFTRYDEWIRQAATLYQIPEPLVRAVIKVESDYDARAVSVAGARGLMQLMPDTADRLQVRDIHDPRENIFGGVRLLRILANAFNGDLELTVAAYNAGEEAVQRFRGIPPYAQTRQYVSKVTGYYRRYRTTRDTVEASVGEP from the coding sequence ATGATTCGTCCCGGTCGTGTGCTTCCCGTATCGATGGTTCTCGCGCTCGCCTTTTTCATGGGCGGAGACGCATCGGCGGAGATTTTCCAGTACAAAGACGCCAACGGGGTCATCCATTTTTCGAATCGGAAGGCGGCCTCGCCCGCGTCGGGTGTGATGGCAGCTGCTGGGATCCGTGCCAACAAGCCTGCGGTCGCAGCATTCGCCCCGCAGGACAAAAACCTGCAGCGCTTCACCCGCTACGACGAGTGGATTCGCCAGGCGGCGACGCTCTACCAGATCCCCGAGCCGCTGGTGCGGGCGGTCATCAAGGTGGAGAGCGACTACGATGCGCGCGCGGTGAGCGTGGCGGGTGCCCGCGGTCTGATGCAGCTCATGCCCGATACGGCGGATCGGTTGCAGGTGCGTGACATCCACGATCCGCGCGAGAACATCTTCGGCGGGGTGCGACTGTTGCGCATTCTGGCCAACGCCTTCAACGGCGATCTGGAGCTCACGGTGGCGGCATACAACGCGGGCGAGGAAGCGGTGCAGCGCTTCCGCGGGATCCCGCCGTACGCACAGACGCGCCAGTACGTCTCCAAGGTGACGGGCTACTACCGGCGCTACCGAACGACGCGCGACACCGTCGAGGCCAGCGTAGGCGAACCGTAG
- a CDS encoding CPBP family intramembrane metalloprotease yields MFLRPHTADALAAGGTSTLARIGHVFFPVPALLVVLPLIYLFFRNTWRELDEDAHEHRGHMISLGVTDLRPFVALPLCALILTMQDYYGGRFFFEEVIKPYLADFELTHPGAFKLAKYDELYGFAWWVTARVVGYVFVPFAVWKIAFRQDSLLDFGLRTRGFFKHAWIYGMFLAIVLPAMWIVSRNPDFGTYYPFYKLSSRSWCDFLLWEAMYIAQFFALEIFFRGWWLGALRKSFGSGAIFAMAVPYCMIHYGKPYLEANGAIVAGIALGSLSMKTKSIYQGFLVHVTVAVLMDWLALSHRHALPTQFWAPG; encoded by the coding sequence TTGTTCCTCCGACCGCACACCGCGGATGCCCTCGCGGCCGGTGGCACGAGCACCTTGGCCCGCATCGGCCACGTGTTCTTCCCCGTGCCCGCGCTGCTGGTCGTCCTGCCGCTGATTTACCTCTTCTTCCGCAACACGTGGCGTGAGCTCGACGAAGACGCGCACGAGCATCGCGGGCACATGATCTCGCTGGGCGTCACGGATTTGCGGCCCTTCGTCGCCCTGCCGCTCTGCGCGCTCATTTTGACGATGCAGGACTACTACGGTGGTCGCTTCTTCTTCGAAGAGGTCATCAAGCCGTACCTGGCCGACTTCGAGCTCACGCACCCCGGTGCGTTCAAGCTGGCGAAGTACGACGAGCTCTATGGCTTCGCCTGGTGGGTCACGGCGCGCGTCGTGGGCTACGTCTTCGTGCCCTTCGCGGTCTGGAAAATCGCCTTTCGCCAGGACTCGCTGCTCGACTTCGGCCTGCGCACGCGCGGCTTCTTCAAGCATGCGTGGATCTACGGGATGTTCCTCGCCATCGTCCTGCCGGCGATGTGGATCGTCAGCCGCAATCCGGACTTCGGGACGTACTACCCCTTCTACAAACTGAGCTCGCGCAGCTGGTGCGACTTCCTCTTGTGGGAGGCGATGTACATCGCGCAGTTCTTCGCGCTGGAGATCTTCTTCCGCGGCTGGTGGCTGGGGGCGCTGCGAAAAAGCTTTGGTTCGGGCGCCATTTTCGCCATGGCCGTGCCCTATTGCATGATCCACTACGGCAAGCCGTACCTCGAGGCCAATGGGGCCATCGTGGCCGGCATTGCGCTGGGCTCACTCAGCATGAAGACCAAGAGCATCTACCAAGGGTTCTTGGTGCACGTGACCGTGGCGGTGCTCATGGATTGGCTCGCGCTGAGCCATCGTCACGCGTTGCCAACCCAGTTCTGGGCTCCGGGTTAG
- the gltX gene encoding glutamate--tRNA ligase: protein MSTRVRFAPSPTGYLHIGGVRTALFNWLWARKTGGTFVLRIEDTDQERSTPESKQVIFDALKWLGIDWDEGPEVGGHFGPYEQMARLAVYKDHAEALIKSGKAFRCYCTKEELDAARAALKAKDPKAQFRYPGTCRTRTDEPDKPFVIRFKAPTEGSITYVDKVFGEVTTPNHTHQDFVLVRSDGVPLYNFGAVVDDMLMQMTLVARGRDHMINTPPQILLYQAFEAKVPDFAHLPMMLAPNGEKLSKRHGAVNVLQYRDDGYSPQAVLNYLVRFGWSMGDQEIFSVRPVAGASVPSLVESFAWESAGRADGKFDPKKFLAVQFEHMKSPELMPDDEYAARTLPFLEKRGFTGLDVERVKRAVFTVRPRATTFADAADRLDYFFRDEPVMDEKATRKFLVPAHAANLRGLADLLAPVDDWTEQNIGQTIVRWVEGRGLAMKDIGQPVRVALSGRGESPDLFQVLSVLGKDVSIARLRRASERAERAEAPAPKA, encoded by the coding sequence ATGTCGACCCGCGTCCGTTTTGCACCTTCGCCGACCGGTTATCTTCACATCGGTGGCGTCCGCACGGCCCTGTTCAACTGGCTCTGGGCCCGAAAAACCGGGGGCACCTTCGTCCTGCGCATCGAGGACACCGACCAGGAGCGCTCCACGCCCGAGAGCAAGCAAGTCATTTTCGACGCGCTCAAGTGGCTCGGCATCGACTGGGACGAGGGACCCGAGGTCGGCGGCCACTTCGGCCCGTACGAGCAAATGGCGCGCTTGGCCGTCTACAAGGACCACGCCGAGGCGCTCATCAAGTCGGGCAAGGCCTTTCGCTGCTATTGCACCAAAGAAGAACTGGACGCCGCCCGTGCCGCGTTGAAGGCGAAGGATCCGAAGGCGCAGTTCCGCTACCCGGGCACGTGCCGCACGCGCACGGACGAGCCGGACAAGCCGTTCGTGATCCGTTTCAAGGCGCCCACGGAGGGCAGCATCACGTACGTCGACAAAGTCTTCGGCGAGGTGACGACGCCCAATCACACGCACCAGGACTTCGTGCTGGTTCGCTCCGACGGTGTGCCGCTCTACAACTTCGGCGCGGTCGTCGACGACATGCTCATGCAGATGACCCTGGTGGCGCGCGGGCGCGATCACATGATCAATACGCCCCCCCAGATCCTGCTCTATCAGGCCTTCGAAGCCAAAGTGCCCGACTTTGCGCATCTGCCGATGATGCTGGCACCCAATGGCGAAAAGCTCTCCAAACGCCACGGCGCCGTGAACGTGCTCCAGTACCGCGACGACGGCTACTCGCCGCAGGCGGTGCTCAATTACCTGGTCCGCTTCGGATGGTCGATGGGCGACCAGGAGATCTTCAGCGTGCGCCCCGTCGCAGGCGCCTCGGTGCCGAGCCTCGTCGAATCCTTTGCTTGGGAATCGGCCGGGCGGGCCGATGGCAAATTCGATCCGAAGAAGTTCCTCGCGGTGCAGTTCGAGCACATGAAGTCGCCCGAGCTCATGCCCGACGACGAATACGCCGCGCGTACCTTGCCGTTCCTCGAGAAGCGTGGCTTCACGGGCCTCGACGTGGAGCGCGTGAAGCGCGCGGTCTTCACCGTGCGGCCTCGGGCGACGACCTTCGCCGATGCGGCGGATCGGCTCGATTACTTCTTCCGCGACGAACCGGTCATGGACGAGAAGGCGACGCGCAAGTTCCTCGTGCCGGCGCACGCCGCGAACCTGCGCGGTCTCGCCGATCTTCTCGCCCCCGTCGACGATTGGACGGAGCAAAACATCGGCCAGACCATCGTGCGCTGGGTCGAGGGGCGGGGGCTCGCGATGAAGGACATCGGGCAGCCGGTGCGCGTGGCCCTCTCGGGCCGTGGCGAATCGCCGGACTTGTTCCAAGTGCTCTCCGTGCTCGGCAAGGACGTGTCGATCGCGCGCCTTCGCCGGGCGAGTGAGCGCGCCGAGCGCGCGGAAGCACCCGCGCCGAAGGCCTGA
- a CDS encoding DUF2505 domain-containing protein, translated as MAQEFNVRNEFFCDEDTFWDAFFAEEFNRRLFLNELKFPEWKRLSFKDEGTGASRKVAHTFYARPALVGLPGPLQKIMGDRFAYEETGSYDGATHKYSFTNKPNTMADKIVCRGVLATEKLGEKHIVRTAKVNLEVKVMMVGKVAEDRFIADLHKSYSTAAAFTETYLKEKGLWSK; from the coding sequence ATGGCCCAGGAATTCAATGTTCGTAACGAGTTCTTCTGCGACGAAGACACCTTCTGGGACGCGTTTTTCGCCGAGGAGTTCAACCGTCGGCTGTTCTTGAACGAGCTGAAGTTCCCCGAGTGGAAGCGCCTTTCCTTCAAAGACGAAGGCACGGGCGCTTCCCGCAAGGTGGCCCACACGTTCTATGCGCGGCCGGCGCTCGTGGGTCTCCCCGGCCCGCTGCAGAAGATCATGGGCGACCGCTTCGCCTACGAGGAAACGGGCAGCTACGACGGCGCCACGCACAAGTACAGCTTCACCAACAAGCCGAACACGATGGCCGACAAAATCGTGTGCCGGGGCGTGCTCGCCACGGAGAAACTCGGCGAAAAGCACATCGTGCGCACCGCGAAGGTGAACCTCGAGGTGAAGGTCATGATGGTGGGCAAGGTCGCGGAGGATCGCTTCATCGCTGACCTGCACAAGTCCTACTCGACGGCCGCCGCCTTCACGGAGACGTACCTGAAGGAAAAGGGGCTCTGGTCGAAGTAG
- a CDS encoding Uma2 family endonuclease: MAAIAQHKYSFEDYLQVEEMSPNIKHEFLAGTIRAMAGGTVAHGRISVNVSTLLNMQLRGKPCAVHSSDVRIRVRKSGVATYPDVSVICGRIELDPEDRTSTTATNPKVLVEVLSPSTELYDRTDKLENYKQIESVQEVVFVAHDTRRIEVVRRVGDSWKHFEYVEGEAELASVQCTLPLAEVYRDPTA; this comes from the coding sequence ATGGCCGCCATCGCGCAGCACAAGTACTCGTTCGAAGACTATCTCCAGGTCGAGGAGATGAGTCCGAATATCAAGCACGAGTTCCTTGCAGGCACCATTCGGGCGATGGCGGGCGGCACCGTCGCCCACGGAAGGATTTCCGTCAACGTATCGACCCTTCTCAATATGCAGCTTCGCGGCAAGCCGTGCGCTGTGCATAGCTCCGACGTTCGCATTCGCGTCCGGAAGTCGGGCGTTGCAACCTATCCGGACGTGAGCGTCATCTGCGGGCGAATCGAGCTCGATCCGGAAGATCGAACGAGCACGACGGCAACCAACCCGAAAGTGCTGGTCGAAGTCCTAAGTCCTTCGACGGAGCTTTACGATCGCACCGACAAGCTCGAAAACTACAAGCAGATCGAGTCAGTCCAAGAAGTCGTATTCGTTGCACATGACACGCGTCGCATCGAGGTCGTGCGCCGGGTGGGTGACTCGTGGAAGCACTTCGAATACGTCGAAGGCGAGGCCGAACTCGCGTCGGTGCAATGCACACTGCCCCTCGCAGAAGTCTATAGAGACCCTACGGCGTGA
- a CDS encoding GNAT family N-acetyltransferase has protein sequence MMKPLAPEHRAPLIELIRATPEFSREEADVAIELLDACLEGDRDYVIWVDADEGVRGYICYGPTPMTEGTYDLYWIAVAPSFQGHGVGRALIAHMESELTREGARLVRVETEGGPAYESTRAFYEAIGYECTATIRAFYAAGRDLVIYTRYLTP, from the coding sequence ATGATGAAGCCTCTCGCGCCGGAACATCGTGCGCCGTTGATCGAGCTGATTCGCGCGACGCCGGAGTTTTCACGCGAGGAGGCCGACGTGGCCATCGAGTTGCTCGATGCGTGCCTCGAGGGGGATCGCGATTACGTCATCTGGGTCGACGCCGACGAAGGGGTCCGTGGCTACATTTGCTACGGGCCGACGCCGATGACCGAGGGGACGTACGACTTGTACTGGATCGCCGTCGCCCCCTCGTTCCAAGGCCACGGCGTGGGCCGCGCCTTGATCGCGCACATGGAGTCGGAGCTCACGCGCGAAGGCGCCCGCTTGGTGCGCGTGGAAACCGAGGGCGGCCCCGCCTACGAGTCGACACGCGCCTTCTACGAGGCCATTGGTTACGAATGTACAGCCACGATTCGCGCTTTCTATGCCGCGGGCCGCGACCTGGTGATCTACACGCGCTACCTCACGCCGTAG
- a CDS encoding ATP-grasp domain-containing protein codes for MGSPSRKVVRVAVVHNTDYEEASPDGDPGYAARADVQFVARIVADQLADARHESHLVAVDGDLVTLRERLRQIEPDCVFNLCESLAGDARLESAVPLLVETLGIPCTGSPPEALSRALYKDRVKESLQRAGVPTPPGRVLKRADEPCDLPFPAIVKPVHEDGSVGITQRSVVREETELRATVKETLARHRQPVLVEQYIAGRELNVAMLGFPAARVLPLCEIDFSALPEGAARIVSYDAKWKTDSPEDRGTQPVHNPELPAGIAARVRRVAVDAFRALGLRDYGRVDIRLAPSGVPYVVDVNPNCDLSPNAGMARAAAAVGIDYPALLKLVVRYAVRRRSATKAAPLSVSRKG; via the coding sequence GTGGGAAGTCCGTCTCGCAAGGTCGTGCGCGTCGCCGTGGTGCACAACACGGACTACGAGGAGGCGTCACCCGACGGCGATCCAGGTTATGCCGCCCGCGCCGATGTGCAGTTCGTCGCGCGCATCGTGGCCGACCAGCTCGCCGACGCGCGCCACGAGTCGCATCTCGTGGCCGTCGATGGCGATCTGGTGACGCTCCGCGAGCGGCTCCGGCAGATCGAGCCCGATTGCGTGTTCAATCTATGCGAATCGCTGGCGGGCGATGCGCGGCTGGAGAGCGCGGTGCCGCTGCTGGTGGAGACCTTGGGCATCCCGTGCACGGGCTCGCCGCCCGAGGCGCTGAGCCGTGCACTCTACAAGGATCGCGTGAAGGAGAGCCTGCAGCGCGCCGGGGTGCCGACGCCGCCGGGTCGCGTGCTCAAGCGTGCCGACGAGCCGTGCGATCTGCCGTTTCCGGCCATCGTGAAACCGGTCCACGAGGACGGCTCGGTGGGCATCACGCAGCGAAGCGTGGTGCGCGAAGAGACGGAGCTGCGCGCCACCGTGAAGGAGACCTTGGCGCGGCATCGGCAGCCGGTGCTGGTGGAACAGTACATCGCGGGGCGCGAGCTCAACGTGGCGATGCTCGGCTTCCCGGCGGCGCGGGTGCTTCCGCTGTGCGAGATCGACTTTTCGGCGCTGCCCGAGGGCGCGGCACGCATCGTTTCGTACGATGCCAAATGGAAGACGGACTCGCCCGAGGATCGAGGGACGCAGCCGGTGCACAACCCGGAGCTGCCCGCGGGGATCGCGGCGCGGGTGCGGCGTGTGGCGGTGGATGCGTTCCGCGCGCTGGGGCTGCGCGATTACGGGCGCGTGGACATTCGGCTCGCGCCGAGCGGTGTGCCGTACGTGGTCGACGTGAATCCGAATTGCGATTTGTCGCCCAATGCGGGGATGGCCCGCGCGGCGGCGGCGGTCGGTATCGACTATCCGGCGTTGTTGAAGCTGGTGGTGCGCTACGCCGTGCGGCGTCGCAGTGCGACGAAGGCAGCGCCTCTTTCGGTATCGCGCAAGGGATGA
- a CDS encoding heme exporter protein CcmB: MKGQDRIRDTPSLLPSPMQAAWLVAAKDLRIELRTREIVTTAGFFATLVAIMTSVAFQSGAETTRRIAPGAVWLSIAFSSVLALGRTWQREREDGALVGLLVTPIARASLFLGKAMGVFAFVLAVEVIVVPVVALLFHIDLPDVLLPLAVVLALGTLGVAATGTLFGAMTVRTRARDLVLATVLFPLLSPTLVSGVAATRDILSGLPLGEITDYLILLTAFDVLALIGGLTLFGALIDE; the protein is encoded by the coding sequence ATGAAGGGTCAAGACCGGATCCGAGACACGCCGTCGCTTTTGCCATCGCCCATGCAGGCCGCATGGCTCGTCGCCGCCAAGGACCTGCGCATCGAGCTTCGGACGCGCGAGATCGTCACCACGGCCGGCTTCTTCGCCACCCTGGTCGCCATCATGACCAGCGTAGCCTTTCAGTCGGGCGCGGAAACCACCCGGCGCATCGCTCCGGGCGCGGTGTGGCTCTCGATCGCGTTCTCCAGCGTGCTCGCGCTGGGCCGCACCTGGCAGCGCGAGCGCGAAGACGGCGCCCTCGTGGGCCTTCTGGTCACCCCCATCGCGCGCGCGTCACTCTTCCTCGGCAAAGCCATGGGCGTCTTTGCCTTCGTGCTCGCGGTCGAGGTCATCGTGGTCCCGGTGGTCGCGCTGCTCTTTCACATCGACCTGCCCGATGTGCTCCTGCCGCTCGCGGTCGTGCTTGCCCTGGGTACGCTCGGCGTCGCGGCCACGGGCACCCTCTTCGGCGCCATGACCGTGCGCACGCGGGCCCGAGACCTGGTCCTCGCCACGGTCCTTTTTCCCCTTCTCTCGCCCACCCTGGTCTCCGGCGTCGCCGCGACCCGAGACATTCTCTCGGGCCTCCCGCTCGGCGAAATCACCGACTACCTCATCCTCCTCACCGCCTTCGACGTCCTCGCCCTCATCGGCGGCCTCACCTTGTTCGGCGCGCTAATCGACGAGTGA